The Streptomyces achromogenes DNA segment CGCACGGCCTCTTCGGCCTCGCCCCGCGCCGGAGCGCCCTCGGCCGAGAAGTCGATCGACCCGTCCTTCGCCTGCCAGGGCCGGACCTGCTCCACGGCATCCTTGAGCACGCGCCACGCCGGGTGCTCCACCACCCTGGACGCCGGAGGAACCTGCTCCCCCGATGCTGCCTGCACAAGAATTTCCGTCATGTCCCATCCTCCGCTGAAGAACCTCGCGTCATCACACCGTAGACATATGAGGTTTCCTTCAGCAAGTGACCTATCGGGAAATTATCCCGCCCAGCCGCTCCTTCACCGCACTTTTTCCTGCCGGGCAGGGGAGGAGTGTCGGCTTCCGGCGGACCAGGGCGGGTAGGGAACACGTCGGTGCGCACACGCCCGTGCACACGCGCCCGTGCACACACCTGTCCTCACCCCGCCCGGGGCCGCCACGCGGCCTGCCCCTCAAGTCCCCGTCGTCGGAAGCGAGTCGCGTCTTGAACTTCCTCACCATCGGTCACCGTGGCGTCATGGGCGTCGAGCCCGAGAACACCCTGCGTTCCTTCGTCGCCGCCGAGCAGGCCGGCCTCGACGCCATCGAACTCGACCTGCATCTGAGCAAGGACGGCGCCCTCGTGGTCATGCACGACCCCGAGGTGGACCGCACGACCGACGGCACCGGCCCCATCGCCGACCAGACGCTCGCGGAACTGCGCACCCTCGACGCCGGACGCGGGGAACGCGTCCCGCGGTTCGAGGAGGTGCTGGACGTCGTACAGGCGCCCCTGCAGGCCGAGATCAAGGACGTGCAGGCGGCGCGGGCGCTGGCCGAGGTGATGCTCGCACGGGACCTCGTGCGGCGGGTGGAGGTGTCCTCCTTCCACGACGAGGCCGTCGCGGAGATCGCACGGCTGGTGCCCGGGGTGCGCACCGCGCTCATCGGCAGCCGCTACGGCCTCGACATCGTGGACCGGGCCGTCGCGGCCGGCGCCGCGACGGTCTGCCTCAATCTGCGGCGGCTCACCCTTGAGATCGTCGAGGAGGCACGCAAGCGAGATCTGCGGATCATCGGCTGGGTGGTGAACACACAGGAACAGTTGCGGCTGGTGCGCGCCCTGGAGCTGGACGGCGCGACCACCGACTACCCCGACATCAGGCGCACCGGCCGGTTCACCGCCTGAGCGGAGCCCTGCGGGGCCCCGCCGGTCCTGCGGGTTCGCCGGAGACCGGCGGGTTCAGTGGGGCCCTGGGGGTCCTGCGGGTTCGGCGGAGCCCTGGGGTCCTGGGGAACCGGGCCGGCGGCGTGCTCAGGCCGGCGGCACGGCCAGCGGCTTGACCAGCAGCTCGAACTGGAGGTCGTCGCGCCGCGGAATGCCGAAACGCTCGTCACCGTACGGGAACGGGGTCATACGTCCCGTACGGCGGTAGCCGCGCCGCTCGTACCAGGCGATGAGGTCCTCGCGCACGGAGATCACCGTCATCTGCATCTCGCCGACGCCCCAGTCCTCGCGGGCCTGCCGCTCGGCCTCCGCCATGACCGTCCTGCCGAGGCCGGCGCCCTGCACCGCGGGACTCACCGCGAACATGCCGAAGTAGGCGTGGTCGCCGCGGTGGGCCAGCTGGCAGCAGGCGACCACACGGCCGTCCTGTTCGACGGTGATCAGCCGGCTGTCCGCCGCCTTGATGACCGCGCGCACACCTTCGGGATCGGTGCGCTGTCCCTCGAGGATGTCCGCCTCCGTCGTCCACCCCGCCCGACTGGAGTCCCCGCGGTAGGCGGACTCGATGAGCGCGACCAGCTCGTCCACGTCGGCGTCGGTGGCGGTGCGGAAGACGAGGTCGGTGGCTGCGGTGTCCATGCGTGCGGTCTCCGGTCTCTGACACGGGCTGGGGTTCGCCCGAGCCTAACCCCGTCCGGCTAGGCTGCCGCCGCATGGTGCACGTACTGAGCAGCAGGACCCTGCTTCGACCGGCCGATCCCGAGCGTTCCCGCGTCTTCTACGGGGAACAGCTGGGCCTGGCCGTCTCCCGTGAGTTCGGCACGGGCCCGGACCGCGGGACCGTCTACTTCCTCGGCGGCGGCCACCTGGAACTCTCGGGCCGCGCCGAGAACCCGCCGACACCGGCCGAGCGCGCCGCCGCTCCCGTGCGGCTGTGGCTCCAGGTGGCGGACGCCGCGGCGGCACACGACGAGCTGCGGGCCAAGGGCGTCGAGATCACGCGTCCGCCGGTGAAGGAGCCCTGGGGTCTGATCGAGATGTGGATCGCCGACCCGGACGGAATCCCGATCGTGCTCGTGGAGGTACCGGCGGACCACCCGATGCGGTACCGGCCGGGCATCTGAGAGCCCCCGCCGGGCACGGCCGGGCCGGCTTCCCCGGGAACTGCGGGCAGCGCCCCGCGCGACGGCGGACGGGTCCGGCCGGACGCCGGCGGTCCGAAGGGACCCGGCCGGACTTCGGGTGCCGTCGGAGCCGGTCCGGCGGGCGGGCGGGGGCGAAGAGGTCAGTGGATGCGGTGCGGCCGGGCGGGGCATAGCGTGCTGAGGGGGCGACCCTTCGGAGGAACGCCATGAAGCTCGACGCGCCCGTGCCGGGCGGCCCCTGCTGGGCCGAGCTGGGGACCGGTGACCTGGAAGCGGCGAAGCGGTTCTACGCGGAGCTGTTCGGCTGGCGCGCGGAGACGGATCCGCGGCAGGAGGCCGGCGGCTACTCGGTCGCACACCTCGGCGACGCGGCCGTCGCCGCGCTCGGTCCCCGGTACCAGAAGGCACAGCCCTGCGCCTGGAGCGTGTCGTTCGCCGTGACCGACGCGGACGTCAGCTCCCGGCTGGCCACGGAGGCCGGCGGCAGGGTGCCGGTCGGACCGATGGACGTCTTCGACGTGGGCCGGTTCGCGGTCGTCCTCGACCCCGCCGGGGCCGCGTTCCAGTTGTGGCAGGCGCGGTCCTTCTCCGGCGCGGGCCTGTTCAACGCGCCCGGCTCGCTCGGCTGGGTCGAGTTGCTGACCCGTGATCCCGACGGAGCGGAGACCTTCTACACCACGGTCTTCGGCTGGACCGTCCACTCGTCGGAGAACTACCTGCAATGGGGCGTCGGCGGCGCGGACTTCGGCGGCATGATCAGGATGGACGACAAGTTCCCGCCCGAGGTGCCCCCGCACTGGCTGCCGTACTTCGCGGTCGCCGACGTGGACGCCACCACGCAGACCGCCCTCGGGGCCGGCGGTGCCGCGCTCATGGAGCCGACCACGGTGCCGGACGGCCCGCGGATCGCCGTGCTGCGCGATCCCCAGGGCGCGGTGTTCGGGGTGTACGTCGCCGGACACGACAGATGACGCCTGGGGGCTGCGCACAGACAACGCCTGGGGGCTGCGCTCCGAGCCGGGACGTGGCGGAGCAACCCCGTCGGTGCACCCCCTCGGCGCACCTCCCGCGGCTCGGTCAGACGCCCAGCGACCGCATCTGCCCCTCCAGCCGGCTCAGCAACTCCCCCAACAGGTCCGCCAGTTCGCCCTGTCGGCCGTCGTCCATGGCGGACAGCGCGGCGCTCTCGTAGGCGAGCTGCTCGGGCATGATGCCGTCGACGAGGTCACGGCCGGCGTCGGTGAGCCGGAGGTGCGCGACACGACGGTCGCGGCTGTCGCCCCGGCGCTCCACCAGACCGCGTTCGGTGAGCTGCTTGAGGCGCTTGGTGACGGCCGCGCCGGACGAGTAGGTCTCGCGGGCCAGTTCGCCGGGGGTCAGCTCGTGGCCCTGGCGGCGCAGCGCGCCGAGCACGTCGAACTCGGGGCGGCTCAGTCCGGCCCGCCGCAGGGGCGCGTCCTCGGCCTGCTGGAGGAGGGCGGCGCAGCGGTTCACACGGCCGATGATCTCCATGGGCCCGGTGTCCAGGTCCGGCCGGACGGCCTGCCACTGCCGGACGACGGCCGACACCGTGTCGGTCCTGTCGGTCCTCGCCGGGCCGCCGATTCCGTCTCCGCTTCCTTGCCCGTTTCCTTCCCCGTTCCTGTTCCTGTTCCTGTTCCCGTTTTCGTTGCCGTCGCCTGGTCGCTCCTCGGGCGTGGCCGGGGCGCCGGCTGCGGGGGTCCGTCGCGGCGCTTCCCCGGTCGTGGACCCTTCCGATGTTCCGTCCCCGGCCGCCGCACGCCCCTGCTTCCCCGTCATCCCCGTACGTCCTCCGCTCTCGCCTTCGCGTCCCGGTCCAGGAGCAGTCCCTGGCGCCGTACCGTCGCCGCGAGCGTACGGTGTCCCGACCGCCCGGCCGTCACGACCCGCTCCTCGGGCGGCGGTCCCCGCCACCACTGGCCGGACGCGGCGTCCGCGGTGAACGCAGTTCGACCAGTGCGCCGGAAGGGACCCGGGCCGGGCTGTCCTCGGCTCGGAATCGGCTCGGAGGCGGCTGGGCCGCCGACAAGGCGCACTGCACGTTTCGATACGTTTTTTCCGTTTTTCACTCGCGAACGATTCACGCGCTCCGCCCGGCGCTCCCCGTGTACCTCCTTGCGCCCGCGTGCGCGCTGCGTGGTGTGGGCATTGCATTCGGTGATCGGCGGCATTCGGTGCTGGCGACGTCGAGCGGGGAGGTGCGCGTGCACGGACCGGCTTCGCCCGGCTGGCTGCTGGTGGCGCTGTGTGCGGCGACCGGGGCGTACTGCCTGCTGCGGATGCGCAGCAGCGTCGAGGAGCAGCGCCGGGCCGCGGGCGGCGAGGCGCTGATGGGTTTCGGGATGGCCGCGATGGCCGTGCCCCCGGCCGTGTTCACCCCGCCGGCCTGGACCTGGCCCGCGTACGCCGCCGTCTTCGGCACAGCCGCGTTGCGGGCGCTGTGGGCGGCCCGGGTGAGCGCCTGCCACCTGCATCACCTGGTGGGCGCCGGGGCCATGGTCTACATGGCCGCCGCGATGGCCGTCTCCCCCGCCCCGGCCCACGCGCACGAGCACGGCGGCGCGGGGGTGCCGCTGCTGACGGGCGTGCTGCTGCTGTACTTCGCCGGCTATGTCCTCGTGTCGGGGGTCCGGCTGCTGCCGGTCGCCGGGACGGGCACGTCCGCCGTCGCCTGGAGCGACCGGCCGGAAGTGGTCCGGGCGTGCCGGCTGTCCATGGGGATCGGCATGCTGGCGATGCTTCTGACGATGTGATGCGCGGGACGGCGGCCATGGCCTGCGTCACTTCGCCGTGCACAGCAGTGCTCCGGGTGGCGCCACGCTCATAGGGTGCTGTTCATGACGGTCACCGCGGTCCTGCTGCTGCTCGGCGCTCTGACCGCTGTGGTCGCCCCCCGGCTGATCGCCCGGGCCGACTGGCCGGACCGTGAACCGGTGGTCGCCCTGTGGGCGTGGCAGTGCGTGGTGGCCGCGATCCTGCTGTGCTGTGCGCTGTCCATGACGCTGAGTGCGGCGGCCGCCTGGCAGGGGGTGCGCGGACAGGTCTTCGCGCCGGCTCCGCAGGCGGTCGTCGAGGCGTACACGGCGGGCGGGACCGGCCCTTGGGCCGCGGCGACCGCGCTGGCGCTGGCCTGCGGCGGGGTGTGGAGCGGGACGATGCTCGTGCGGGAGGTCCTGCGCGGCCGGGCCGGACACCGGTCCCGCCAGGCCGAACTGCGGCTGCGGGCACCGCTGTTGCCGGGCGAGTCGGCCTCGTCCGGCGGGCTGCTCGTGGTGGAGGGTGAACGCCCCGACGCCTGGTGGCTGTCGGGCGCACGCCCCCGACTGGTCGTCACCACGGCCGCGCTGCGACGCCTGAAGGGTCGTCAGCTCGATGCCGTCCTCGCGCACGAGCAGGGACACGCCCGGGCTCGGCACGACTGGCTGCTGCGCTGCTCGACGGCGCTGGCCACCGGGTTCCCGCGGGTGCCGGTGTTCGCCGCGTTCCGCGCCGAGATGCACCGGCTGGTCGAGCTCGCCGCCGACGACACGGCGTCGCGCCGCTTCGGCCGGCGGACGACCGCGTTGGCACTGGTCGAACTCAACGAGGCGCGGGGCGTGTTCGGCCCCGCTCCCGCCCCGCAGGCCCATGTGCCGCGGCGCGTGGGCCGGTTGCTCGCACCGCCCGACCGCCTCACCGCGACCCGTCGGCTCGGGCTGACGGCCGCGGCCGCGCTGCTGCCGGTGATCCCGGTGCTGGTGACCCTGGTACCGGGTCTGCGGGCGCTGGTCTGAGCGTCCTCCTACGCGGGGGCGGCGCTGGAAT contains these protein-coding regions:
- a CDS encoding glycerophosphodiester phosphodiesterase, translating into MNFLTIGHRGVMGVEPENTLRSFVAAEQAGLDAIELDLHLSKDGALVVMHDPEVDRTTDGTGPIADQTLAELRTLDAGRGERVPRFEEVLDVVQAPLQAEIKDVQAARALAEVMLARDLVRRVEVSSFHDEAVAEIARLVPGVRTALIGSRYGLDIVDRAVAAGAATVCLNLRRLTLEIVEEARKRDLRIIGWVVNTQEQLRLVRALELDGATTDYPDIRRTGRFTA
- a CDS encoding GNAT family N-acetyltransferase; protein product: MDTAATDLVFRTATDADVDELVALIESAYRGDSSRAGWTTEADILEGQRTDPEGVRAVIKAADSRLITVEQDGRVVACCQLAHRGDHAYFGMFAVSPAVQGAGLGRTVMAEAERQAREDWGVGEMQMTVISVREDLIAWYERRGYRRTGRMTPFPYGDERFGIPRRDDLQFELLVKPLAVPPA
- a CDS encoding VOC family protein, which encodes MVHVLSSRTLLRPADPERSRVFYGEQLGLAVSREFGTGPDRGTVYFLGGGHLELSGRAENPPTPAERAAAPVRLWLQVADAAAAHDELRAKGVEITRPPVKEPWGLIEMWIADPDGIPIVLVEVPADHPMRYRPGI
- a CDS encoding VOC family protein, encoding MKLDAPVPGGPCWAELGTGDLEAAKRFYAELFGWRAETDPRQEAGGYSVAHLGDAAVAALGPRYQKAQPCAWSVSFAVTDADVSSRLATEAGGRVPVGPMDVFDVGRFAVVLDPAGAAFQLWQARSFSGAGLFNAPGSLGWVELLTRDPDGAETFYTTVFGWTVHSSENYLQWGVGGADFGGMIRMDDKFPPEVPPHWLPYFAVADVDATTQTALGAGGAALMEPTTVPDGPRIAVLRDPQGAVFGVYVAGHDR
- a CDS encoding MarR family winged helix-turn-helix transcriptional regulator — protein: MSAVVRQWQAVRPDLDTGPMEIIGRVNRCAALLQQAEDAPLRRAGLSRPEFDVLGALRRQGHELTPGELARETYSSGAAVTKRLKQLTERGLVERRGDSRDRRVAHLRLTDAGRDLVDGIMPEQLAYESAALSAMDDGRQGELADLLGELLSRLEGQMRSLGV
- a CDS encoding DUF5134 domain-containing protein, coding for MHGPASPGWLLVALCAATGAYCLLRMRSSVEEQRRAAGGEALMGFGMAAMAVPPAVFTPPAWTWPAYAAVFGTAALRALWAARVSACHLHHLVGAGAMVYMAAAMAVSPAPAHAHEHGGAGVPLLTGVLLLYFAGYVLVSGVRLLPVAGTGTSAVAWSDRPEVVRACRLSMGIGMLAMLLTM
- a CDS encoding M56 family metallopeptidase, encoding MTVTAVLLLLGALTAVVAPRLIARADWPDREPVVALWAWQCVVAAILLCCALSMTLSAAAAWQGVRGQVFAPAPQAVVEAYTAGGTGPWAAATALALACGGVWSGTMLVREVLRGRAGHRSRQAELRLRAPLLPGESASSGGLLVVEGERPDAWWLSGARPRLVVTTAALRRLKGRQLDAVLAHEQGHARARHDWLLRCSTALATGFPRVPVFAAFRAEMHRLVELAADDTASRRFGRRTTALALVELNEARGVFGPAPAPQAHVPRRVGRLLAPPDRLTATRRLGLTAAAALLPVIPVLVTLVPGLRALV